From the Bacilli bacterium genome, the window TTTGCGCCGACATGGCGAAATGACTCGCCATCAACATAACGCCGATGCCGATGCCGCCGAAAATGCCGCCTTTTTTTAAAATGTCCCGGTCGCGGATGGCCGTGCCGATCGGGACGAGCACCGCCTGGGCGAGGGCAAGATTGAAGGCGGTATACAAAAAAGGCGAAAAAAGAATTTGTTTGGCGGAAAAATCGCTTTGCAAAATGAGAAAGTTTCCCGCAGCGGAAGACCGCAGCGTTACCTGGACAACAAGCACGGTGAAAATCAGCATCATCGGGACAACCAGGGTATTGACCGCCAGAATGCCGTTGATTCCTTTGGCAATCACCATGTACGATATAAGCAATGTAAAAATTAGGCCAAGCTGATAGGAAAGATGCAGATGTTCCCGAAAGACGGAGCCGGCGCCCGCGAGCATAACCGTAGTGATGCCGAACAGCATGAGCAATGTCAGCATGCTTATCAGCATGCCGGCGGTTTTGCCGAACAAATGCCGGTTCAGATCTTCGTAAGATTGCGCGTTGATTTCGCCGGCCATGAGCATCAGTTTCGTGCCGATCCAGACGAATAGCAGGCTGGCTAGCGCTATCGTGAACGTCGCCAGCCAGCCGTAACGCGTAAAAAATTGCAATATTTCCTGACCGGTGGCGAATCCTGCCCCAACGATCGTTCCGATATAGGTAAAGGCGACTTGTACAATTTTCCACCATTTTCTTGTCATAACCCGCTATCACCTCTGCCCCTTGGATATAGCTTATAGCCGTGCGGCGATTCGGACAAATCCGATTCATCGCATGATGCCGCTCCTTGTATATATATGCCCAAGCCATGGCAGGGATGATCGCGGAGATTCGGAATTTGGAGTAGTGAACAGATGAGTGAAATGCTGATAGAGTTTATCGCGCAATATGGTTATGCCGCTTTGTTCGTTCTGATGGCGGCGAGCATGGTCGCCTTGCCGGTTCCGGACGAAACGCTGATGGTGTTTGCCGGATATATGGCTTCCGTCGGTAATATGTCGCTGTTGCCCGCCTGGTTCGCCTGTTTCGGCGGCACAATGGTCGGCATGATGACAAGCTACACAATCGGCCGAAATGCGGGAAGGCCGTTGCTGGAGCGGTACGGGCACCGGCTGTTCCTGTCTCCGCGCCGTTTGGCGCGGGCGGAACGCTGGTTTCAAAAATACGGCATCTGGACGGTTGGTTTCGGCTATTTTATTCCCGGCGTCCGCCACATTACCTGCTATTTGTCGGGTGTAAGCAAGGTGGTTTTTTGGCAATATGTTTTATTTGCCGGCACCGGCGCAGCAATTTGGAGCGCGTCGTTTCTCAATTTGGGCAAATATGTCGGGCTGCATTGGGAGAAAATCGTCCATGCGGAAATAAAAAATTACTTCCCGCTCGCAATATTGCTGATCGCGTTAGCCATCATCATGGTGCTTGTTCATTATCTGCGGGGTGGGAAGAAAAACGGGAAAATTTGATACGCGCCGACATGTTCAAATCCGCCTCATGCTTTGCTCCGCCGCATGTTCGCCACAAGCTCACATTCGCCACATGCTTTACTCCGCCGCTAGTCTGCCACAAGCTCACATTCGCCACATGCTTTACTCC encodes:
- a CDS encoding DedA family protein yields the protein MSEMLIEFIAQYGYAALFVLMAASMVALPVPDETLMVFAGYMASVGNMSLLPAWFACFGGTMVGMMTSYTIGRNAGRPLLERYGHRLFLSPRRLARAERWFQKYGIWTVGFGYFIPGVRHITCYLSGVSKVVFWQYVLFAGTGAAIWSASFLNLGKYVGLHWEKIVHAEIKNYFPLAILLIALAIIMVLVHYLRGGKKNGKI